The proteins below come from a single Edaphobacter acidisoli genomic window:
- a CDS encoding cytochrome c oxidase subunit 3 family protein gives MEEHVHEYLPQHRHHFETEEQQREAGTFGMWLFLLTEIMFFGGMFFAYLLYRNWYYDAFVVGSNQLSIPLGGTNTAILITSGFFMALAVWAAEVRKKGLLLLFLVLTTVFGFVFLGIKYDEYHEKWELHHIPGAHFDVSQFVNPEAYGLKEKPLAPDMAQKVQIYFSLYFAMTGMHALHMIIGVGILFWLMWRAQRGDFTSGYVAPIENFALYWHFVDIVWLFLYPLLYLIDRHPL, from the coding sequence GTGGAAGAGCACGTCCACGAGTATCTGCCGCAGCACCGTCACCATTTTGAGACGGAGGAGCAGCAGCGAGAGGCAGGCACCTTCGGGATGTGGCTATTCCTGCTGACCGAAATCATGTTCTTCGGTGGCATGTTCTTTGCCTATCTGCTCTATCGCAACTGGTACTATGACGCCTTTGTGGTTGGCTCTAACCAATTGAGCATTCCACTTGGAGGCACGAATACAGCAATCTTGATTACCTCAGGATTCTTCATGGCACTGGCTGTGTGGGCGGCTGAGGTGCGCAAAAAAGGCCTACTCCTACTCTTCCTTGTGCTGACGACCGTCTTTGGATTCGTCTTCCTCGGGATTAAGTATGACGAATATCACGAGAAGTGGGAACTTCACCACATTCCGGGCGCACACTTTGACGTTTCGCAATTTGTGAATCCTGAGGCCTATGGTCTCAAGGAAAAGCCTCTAGCGCCTGATATGGCGCAGAAGGTGCAGATCTATTTTTCGCTCTACTTCGCCATGACCGGCATGCACGCGCTGCATATGATTATCGGCGTAGGTATTCTGTTCTGGTTGATGTGGAGGGCCCAAAGGGGTGATTTTACCTCGGGGTATGTAGCCCCTATAGAAAACTTTGCCTTATATTGGCATTTCGTCGATATTGTGTGGCTATTTCTATACCCGCTGCTCTACCTCATTGATCGACATCCTCTCTAA
- a CDS encoding cytochrome c oxidase subunit I, which translates to MSATSSTILNLPDQRTATLPKRHYLNNEDGLLSWLFTGDHKRIAILYLISITIFFFIGGAFAGLIRLELLTPQPDLVASDTYNKLFSMHGIIMVFLFLVPSVPATLGNFLMPIMLGTKDLAFPKINLLSWYLYWVGGLFIMAALVLGGVDTGWTFTTPLSTHYLNTHVVTAALGIFIAGFSSIFTGLNFIVTIHRMRAPGMTWFRMPLFVWSHYAASILMVLGTPVLAITLVLVALERTIGIGVFDPTKGGDPLLFQHLFWFYSHPAVYIMILPGMGVISEVVSTFARKRVFGYTAVAFSSVAIALFGFFVWAHHMFIMGVSNYSALVFSLLTMLVAVPSAIKIFNWAFTLQKGSITFETPMLYAFGFMGLFTIGGMTGVFLGALGMDIHLTETYFIVAHFHFVMVGGMLMAFLSGVHFWWPKMTGRMYPESLSKLAAVTTFIGFNLTFLPQFVLGYLGMPRRYHAYPPEFQVLNVLSTAGATVLGVGYVLPLLYLAWSLKYGPIAGNNPWQATGLEWQIQSPPLTENFIEIPVMDHEAYDYEWLAKKMEQEVTTVG; encoded by the coding sequence ATGAGCGCAACCAGTAGTACCATCCTCAATCTTCCAGACCAACGGACGGCAACCCTGCCGAAGCGGCACTACCTCAATAACGAGGATGGTCTGCTCAGCTGGTTGTTCACTGGCGACCATAAGCGTATCGCGATCCTCTACTTGATCTCGATTACGATTTTCTTCTTTATTGGAGGAGCGTTTGCTGGCCTGATCCGCCTGGAGTTGCTGACTCCTCAGCCCGATCTGGTGGCTTCGGATACCTACAACAAGCTGTTTTCAATGCACGGCATTATCATGGTCTTTCTCTTCCTGGTGCCATCGGTACCAGCAACGCTGGGAAATTTCCTGATGCCCATCATGCTGGGAACCAAAGACCTGGCATTCCCAAAGATCAACCTACTGAGCTGGTATCTCTACTGGGTCGGTGGCCTTTTTATCATGGCAGCATTGGTACTTGGTGGCGTTGACACGGGTTGGACCTTCACCACGCCGCTCTCGACGCACTACCTGAACACGCACGTCGTTACGGCGGCGCTGGGTATCTTCATTGCGGGCTTCTCATCGATCTTCACAGGCTTGAACTTCATCGTTACGATCCACCGGATGCGTGCGCCCGGTATGACCTGGTTCCGGATGCCACTCTTTGTCTGGTCGCACTACGCCGCATCCATTTTGATGGTGCTCGGTACGCCTGTGCTGGCGATCACGCTCGTTCTAGTCGCACTCGAGCGCACGATCGGAATCGGAGTCTTTGACCCGACGAAGGGCGGAGACCCGCTCTTGTTCCAACATCTTTTCTGGTTCTACTCACATCCGGCCGTATATATCATGATCTTGCCAGGCATGGGTGTGATCTCCGAGGTAGTCAGCACCTTTGCTCGTAAGCGCGTCTTCGGCTACACGGCCGTAGCGTTCTCCTCGGTGGCCATTGCGCTATTTGGCTTCTTCGTCTGGGCGCACCATATGTTCATCATGGGGGTGTCGAATTATTCGGCGCTGGTCTTCTCGCTGCTGACGATGCTTGTCGCGGTTCCCTCGGCTATTAAGATTTTCAACTGGGCATTTACGCTTCAGAAGGGTTCTATCACTTTCGAGACTCCGATGCTCTATGCATTCGGATTCATGGGGCTGTTCACTATTGGTGGTATGACGGGCGTCTTCCTGGGCGCGCTTGGTATGGACATCCACCTGACCGAGACGTACTTCATCGTGGCTCACTTCCACTTCGTGATGGTGGGCGGTATGCTGATGGCGTTCCTCTCGGGGGTTCACTTCTGGTGGCCGAAGATGACGGGTCGTATGTATCCAGAGTCCCTCTCAAAGCTGGCTGCGGTTACTACATTCATCGGCTTCAACCTGACCTTCTTGCCTCAGTTTGTGCTCGGTTATCTTGGAATGCCGCGCCGCTATCATGCGTATCCGCCAGAGTTCCAGGTGCTCAACGTTCTCTCGACTGCAGGCGCAACCGTACTCGGCGTGGGATATGTGCTGCCTCTCCTCTATCTGGCGTGGTCGTTGAAGTACGGCCCGATCGCCGGTAACAATCCGTGGCAGGCTACCGGACTTGAGTGGCAGATTCAGTCACCACCCCTGACCGAAAACTTTATCGAAATTCCTGTCATGGATCATGAAGCCTATGACTATGAGTGGTTAGCTAAGAAGATGGAACAAGAGGTGACGACCGTTGGATAA
- the coxB gene encoding cytochrome c oxidase subunit II — MHISQVLWQFLIKWLTNSALFPREASTIAPYADALYFFLLTITVIGLVLVGTLIFGFSIRYRKEKHPVAEQIEGSTLLEATWTIIPLCLFLITFVWGAILYFRIYTPPANAMNIYVVGKQWMWKAEHPGGQHEINALHVPTGRPIQLTMISQDVFHSFSIPDFRVKREVIPGRYSTVWFQATTPGTYHIFCTQYCGTNHSAMIGEVTVMNPEDYQKWTQESTSGMSLAQNGERLFASMGCNACHNGSATARGPNLAGVYGSKLTLTNGSQALVDDAYLRDAILNPSEHITSGYAPIMPTYQGQISEDGLIDLVEFIKTLQSNYRVQETLTTADSNQQAPTTPGAVKP, encoded by the coding sequence ATGCATATTAGTCAAGTCCTGTGGCAATTTCTCATTAAGTGGCTGACCAATTCAGCGCTGTTCCCGCGCGAAGCGTCCACTATCGCGCCCTATGCAGACGCGCTCTACTTCTTCCTGCTCACGATTACGGTGATCGGACTTGTCCTGGTGGGCACGCTCATTTTCGGCTTCTCGATCCGTTACCGCAAGGAGAAGCACCCGGTTGCCGAGCAGATTGAAGGCTCTACGCTGCTTGAGGCTACCTGGACCATCATTCCGTTGTGTCTGTTTCTGATCACCTTCGTTTGGGGCGCCATTCTCTACTTCCGCATCTATACCCCTCCTGCCAACGCGATGAACATCTACGTCGTTGGCAAGCAGTGGATGTGGAAAGCCGAGCATCCAGGTGGTCAGCACGAGATCAACGCTCTCCACGTTCCCACGGGGCGTCCTATCCAGCTGACGATGATCTCACAGGACGTCTTCCACAGCTTTTCGATTCCGGATTTCCGTGTCAAACGCGAAGTGATTCCCGGTCGCTACTCAACGGTGTGGTTTCAGGCAACAACCCCAGGTACCTACCACATTTTCTGCACCCAATATTGCGGCACCAACCATTCGGCCATGATCGGTGAAGTCACGGTGATGAACCCGGAGGACTACCAGAAGTGGACGCAGGAGTCCACGAGTGGCATGTCACTGGCCCAGAACGGAGAACGTCTCTTCGCAAGCATGGGGTGTAATGCTTGTCATAATGGCAGCGCCACTGCCCGGGGTCCGAACCTTGCAGGCGTTTATGGCTCTAAGCTGACGCTCACCAATGGTTCGCAGGCTTTGGTCGATGACGCTTACCTGCGCGATGCCATTCTTAATCCATCCGAGCACATCACATCGGGCTATGCACCAATCATGCCCACTTATCAGGGACAGATCAGCGAGGACGGTCTGATTGATCTAGTTGAATTCATCAAAACCCTTCAAAGCAATTACCGTGTTCAGGAGACCCTGACTACGGCGGACTCGAACCAACAGGCGCCAACAACGCCAGGGGCGGTAAAGCCATGA
- a CDS encoding SCO family protein, giving the protein MGENHGDQLPQMLQKVTVEQHLNQKLPLDATFEDETGKTVKLGDYFGKTPVILSLVYYDCPMLCSEELDGLTSALMMVHLTPGKDFNVVVISIDPSETSELAAKKKAFYLKRYGHPETAAGWHFLTGQRPAIDAVTNTVGFDYVRVPGPDGRMTQFAHASSIEIATTDGRLAQYYLGVEYSPKDMLLGLVEASGNKIGSPVANILTYCYEYDPEKNTHSLRVVRVVQLGGVITVAGLAGFIFFSFGQEFKLARENDLTKKETDKG; this is encoded by the coding sequence ATGGGCGAGAACCACGGTGACCAGCTGCCCCAGATGCTCCAGAAGGTCACAGTAGAGCAGCATCTCAACCAAAAGTTGCCGCTAGACGCCACTTTTGAGGATGAAACGGGCAAGACGGTTAAGCTCGGGGATTATTTCGGAAAAACGCCCGTAATTCTTTCCCTGGTCTATTACGACTGCCCGATGCTTTGCTCGGAAGAGCTCGATGGCCTTACCAGTGCCCTGATGATGGTTCATCTCACGCCGGGCAAGGACTTCAATGTCGTCGTCATTAGCATTGATCCCAGTGAGACGTCCGAGCTAGCGGCAAAGAAGAAGGCCTTCTACCTCAAGCGTTATGGGCACCCTGAAACAGCCGCAGGTTGGCATTTTCTTACAGGCCAGCGCCCTGCAATTGATGCGGTTACGAACACCGTCGGCTTTGATTATGTGCGTGTTCCTGGGCCTGACGGCCGCATGACGCAGTTTGCACATGCAAGCTCCATTGAGATTGCAACGACTGACGGCAGGCTGGCGCAGTACTACCTTGGGGTTGAATACTCTCCCAAGGACATGTTGCTCGGCCTCGTTGAGGCTTCAGGGAACAAAATAGGATCACCGGTGGCAAATATCCTCACCTACTGTTACGAGTACGACCCAGAGAAGAACACTCATTCCTTGAGAGTGGTCAGGGTCGTCCAGTTGGGGGGAGTCATTACTGTCGCCGGACTGGCAGGCTTCATCTTCTTCAGCTTTGGGCAAGAGTTCAAGCTCGCGCGCGAGAACGACCTGACCAAGAAAGAAACGGATAAAGGGTAA
- a CDS encoding c-type cytochrome has protein sequence MQVNKTVRSLALATATLATLVAAGCRQDMHDEPKFFPQRGTTFYADGRSVRPQVASTVARNQLHEDTYFYTGLIDGKEGNVMPFPVTMKVLERGQERYNVYCTPCHSRVGNGEGMIVQRGYAHAGDFHTARLEAAPLGHFFYVISNGYGAMPDYSAQVAPVDRWAIVAYIKALQLSQHATEADIPTNEHTAPLASIAEKEGLPASFAKPWTLPATATYGTPNDQSFVLPDPGSSASGAAAPAKTHSPAAAGTTAPKQ, from the coding sequence ATGCAAGTGAACAAGACAGTCCGGTCACTCGCGCTTGCCACGGCGACGCTTGCCACGCTCGTCGCTGCCGGCTGCCGCCAGGATATGCACGACGAACCAAAGTTCTTCCCGCAACGGGGTACGACCTTCTACGCTGACGGTCGCTCGGTGCGCCCTCAGGTGGCGAGCACCGTGGCGCGCAATCAGCTTCATGAGGACACCTACTTCTACACGGGCCTGATTGATGGCAAGGAAGGCAACGTGATGCCCTTCCCCGTGACGATGAAGGTGCTTGAGCGTGGTCAGGAGCGTTACAACGTATATTGCACGCCTTGCCACTCGCGTGTGGGCAATGGTGAAGGCATGATCGTGCAGCGCGGCTATGCTCACGCCGGCGACTTCCACACGGCGCGACTTGAAGCTGCCCCGCTCGGCCACTTCTTCTATGTCATTTCGAACGGCTACGGTGCGATGCCTGACTACTCCGCGCAGGTCGCTCCGGTAGATCGCTGGGCTATTGTCGCTTACATCAAGGCGCTCCAGTTGAGCCAGCATGCGACCGAAGCTGATATCCCGACCAACGAGCATACAGCTCCACTGGCGAGCATTGCAGAGAAGGAAGGCCTGCCCGCATCGTTTGCCAAGCCTTGGACGCTACCCGCGACAGCGACTTACGGCACGCCGAACGATCAAAGCTTTGTGCTTCCCGATCCCGGCAGTTCGGCTTCCGGCGCAGCAGCACCGGCAAAGACGCATTCTCCGGCAGCAGCCGGCACAACCGCACCGAAGCAGTAA
- a CDS encoding DUF3341 domain-containing protein, with amino-acid sequence MPPREGIYGLLAEFNTPGELVEATEAAYQAGYRRMECYTPYPVEEAASALRFHKTRVPLVCLVGGLMGLTTAFSMETWINVWAYPLNIGGRPLFSWPAFIIPAYEWTILFSGLAAAFGMFALCGLPQLYHPVFNAQNFRVGATTDKFFLCLEAADPQFSPTGTRAFLEQFTAVSVVEVDH; translated from the coding sequence ATGCCGCCGCGTGAAGGAATATACGGCCTGCTGGCCGAGTTTAATACTCCGGGTGAGTTGGTTGAGGCGACCGAGGCGGCCTACCAGGCTGGTTATCGCCGCATGGAGTGCTATACGCCTTATCCGGTCGAAGAGGCAGCCAGCGCACTGCGCTTTCACAAAACCCGGGTGCCGCTTGTGTGCCTGGTTGGCGGCCTTATGGGTTTGACGACGGCCTTTTCGATGGAAACGTGGATCAACGTCTGGGCGTATCCTCTCAACATTGGCGGTCGTCCGCTGTTTTCGTGGCCAGCGTTCATCATTCCTGCTTACGAGTGGACGATTCTCTTTTCAGGCCTCGCTGCAGCGTTTGGCATGTTCGCTCTGTGTGGTCTGCCGCAGCTTTATCACCCGGTCTTCAATGCACAGAACTTCCGGGTTGGTGCCACTACAGATAAGTTCTTCCTTTGCCTGGAAGCTGCTGATCCTCAGTTTTCGCCCACCGGCACGCGGGCATTTCTTGAACAGTTCACCGCGGTCTCTGTGGTGGAGGTGGACCATTAA
- the nrfD gene encoding NrfD/PsrC family molybdoenzyme membrane anchor subunit, whose protein sequence is MSTKGPIHDPVVDPMIDPRTGEYAVIAPGHNFKSVTQKIAGIVLTSNTPLGWFFGLIVGGFVATGVVIALTWLFLKGVGIWGVTIPGAWGFAIINFVWWIGIGHAGTLISAILLLFKQPWRNSINRFAEAMTIFAVCCAGIFPLIHVGRPWLAYWLFPYPNTMNVWPQFRSPLAWDVFAVSTYATISVVFWYVGMVPDLGTLRDRATMPLAKYFYGMMAMGWRGSTRHWIRYESASLLLAGLSTPLVLSVHTVISFDFAVAALAGWHTTIFPPYFVAGAIYSGFAMVITLAIPIRKFYHLEDLVTLRHLDCMAKVMLGTGCIVGYGYGMEIFMSWYSASHWEFFMMWNRMFGPMGWAYWILILTNIAIPLTTLWSRKLRINVLYLFVLSFIINTGMWFERFVIVVTSLYREYLPSSWGTYRATKWDYLTYVGTLGLFTFLFFLFVRFLPMIPMSEIRMMLPQTKTSPGGPIAEVTSEETV, encoded by the coding sequence ATGTCGACCAAAGGACCCATTCACGACCCCGTCGTCGATCCGATGATCGACCCGCGCACTGGCGAGTACGCGGTCATCGCGCCGGGCCACAACTTCAAGTCGGTGACGCAGAAGATTGCGGGCATCGTGCTGACATCGAATACGCCGCTCGGTTGGTTCTTCGGGCTCATCGTCGGCGGCTTCGTTGCTACCGGCGTCGTCATCGCGCTGACATGGCTGTTCCTCAAAGGCGTCGGCATCTGGGGCGTCACCATTCCGGGCGCCTGGGGCTTTGCCATCATCAACTTCGTCTGGTGGATCGGTATCGGCCATGCCGGTACGTTGATTTCGGCGATTCTTCTGCTTTTCAAGCAACCATGGCGTAACTCGATCAACCGCTTCGCCGAAGCGATGACGATCTTTGCTGTCTGCTGCGCCGGTATCTTTCCGCTGATTCACGTAGGCCGGCCGTGGTTGGCGTACTGGCTGTTTCCTTACCCGAACACGATGAATGTCTGGCCGCAGTTCCGGTCGCCACTGGCGTGGGACGTCTTTGCGGTATCGACCTACGCGACGATCTCGGTGGTCTTCTGGTACGTCGGCATGGTGCCTGACCTGGGTACGCTCCGTGACCGCGCGACGATGCCGCTGGCCAAGTACTTCTATGGCATGATGGCCATGGGCTGGCGCGGTTCGACGCGGCACTGGATCCGCTATGAGTCGGCCTCGCTCCTCCTGGCCGGCCTCTCAACACCCTTGGTGCTCTCGGTCCACACGGTTATCAGCTTCGACTTCGCCGTGGCCGCCTTGGCGGGGTGGCACACGACGATCTTCCCGCCCTACTTTGTTGCGGGCGCCATCTACTCTGGTTTCGCAATGGTCATCACATTGGCCATTCCGATCCGCAAGTTCTATCACCTCGAAGATCTGGTGACACTGCGCCATCTCGACTGCATGGCGAAGGTCATGCTCGGCACGGGCTGCATCGTAGGCTATGGCTACGGCATGGAAATCTTCATGTCGTGGTACTCGGCCAGCCACTGGGAGTTCTTCATGATGTGGAACCGTATGTTCGGGCCGATGGGCTGGGCGTATTGGATTCTTATCCTGACGAACATTGCGATCCCGTTGACGACGCTGTGGTCACGCAAGCTGCGCATCAACGTGCTCTACCTGTTTGTCCTCTCGTTCATTATCAACACAGGCATGTGGTTTGAGCGGTTCGTTATCGTCGTCACGAGTCTTTACCGCGAGTATCTGCCCTCGAGCTGGGGCACCTACCGTGCCACTAAGTGGGACTATCTCACGTATGTGGGCACGCTCGGCCTGTTCACGTTCCTGTTCTTCCTGTTCGTCCGTTTCCTCCCGATGATTCCGATGTCGGAGATCCGGATGATGCTGCCGCAAACGAAGACCTCGCCCGGCGGGCCAATCGCCGAGGTGACCAGTGAGGAGACAGTCTAA